GTAGATGCCTGCGGGAGGCAGGTAACTGCCATTGGGCTGACGGATGAAGGTGTAGCACTTGCCATCGCCCCAGTGCACGGTAACGTTTCCCGTCGGGCTGTCCACCAGCAGGTAGAGCAGATACGTGTGTGACCACTTCTGCCCCAACTCGCGGTTGATGGTGGCTTTACTGTTGTGGTAGAGAGTGAACTGCACGGGCATTCCGCCTCTGGCTTGCCAGCCGACAAGGGGCACAGTGGTCAGTTTGTTGCCGTGCAGGGTGTTGGTGTCGGCGAGCTGTGCCTGCCATCGGTAGGGGTTGCCGGTGTTGGTTTCATTGGGCAGGGGTTCGTCATCGCCGATGCCGATACCCGAGTTGGTTGTGCTGCCGCCAGATGGTGGCCGTAGGGCAGCAACGAGGATGGTCTGGTTTCACAGGTGGTGGAGCGTGGTTGCACAGGCAGTGGTCGTATTCGCGAGGATAATCCCCAGCGAGGCAGCTGCTGCGAGGACGTTACTAAGCGTGGTTACCCCCTCGCATTTGTAAGCAGGAATACAACAGAAAGAGCCAACGCGAGGGGTTTGGTCACAAAGCGTTTGCGAACACGGTTCATGATGGTTCCCCCTTCTTCATTTGGTTCTTTGGAGACAGTATATCACAGGGTCAGCGTGTTTGGCAAGGGATTTTGCGGGGATGTTCGAGAAAGATACCGTCCAGCATCTGGAAGTTACGGACAACCTGAAAAACAATCCTTCTTGGGAGGCTGGAAACCGGCATCAGCAGGTTTTGTTCCTGCGTTGCCCGCCACCTGTAATCGCCGGGTTACCTCGCGTAGCCGAACTCTTTCAGGGGGGCGTTAAGCCTATCGCAGTCTAAAACCTGCGGCTACAGGAAGGCAGACATTCGTTTGACCACCGTTTGCCTGCACCTGTTGATTATGTTAAAATGAAAATGCAAGCAGTCTTTACCATCACAGGGGGAACGATGCCCATTGCGGTTGGAATAGCTTTCAAGCGCGTGGCGCGCTCGTACTGGTTTGACCCGGCAGGGTACGAACTGAAGGAGTGGGATAAGGTCATCGTGGAGACCGCACGCGGTCAGGAGATGGGCACGGTGCGTATCCCTCCGCGCGAGGTCGTCGACGAGGATTTGCAGGCACCGCTGAAGCCCATCCTGCGCCCAGCCACCCCCGAAGACCTGGAACAGTACAGGCAAAACCTGTATATGGCAAAAGAGGCTTTCGGCATCTGCCGGGACAAGATAGCCAAACACGGCTTGCCGATGAAGCTGGTTCACTGTGAGTATGCCTTTGACCGCACGCAGCTCACCTTCTACTTCGTGGCGGAGAACCGTGTGGACTTTCGCGAGCTGGTGCGGGACCTCGCCGCCACTTTCCGCACGCGCATCCAGCTGCTGCAGATTGGTCCCCGCGACCAGGCGAAGATGATGGGCGGCATCGGTCCGTGTGGACTGACGCTGTGTTGCAGCACCTTCCTGAAGGAGTTCACACCCATCTCGATGAAGATGGCGAAGGACCAGAGCCTGTTCCTGAACCCGGTGAAGTTCTCGGGCGTGTGCGGCAAGCTGATGTGCTGCCTGCAATACGAGCATGACATGTATAAGGACGCCCGGTCGCGCTTGCCCCGAATCGGCGACACCGTGCAGACCCCGCGCGGAGAGGGGCGCGTGAGCGACCTGAACATCCTTAAGGAAGAGGTGATGGTGGAGTTTCCCGATGGGACAATCATCACTTATGCCGCATCGGAGTTACAGTGGGAGAAACAGGTGACCGGTTGCGCCTGCGCTGCTGGCGGTGCTGTCGAAGTGGTGGAAGAAGAGCCCATCGTCGACGAGGAGGTGCCGGATACCGATGCCTATCTATGAGTTTCGCTGCAAAGGGTGCGGTCAGAAGTTCGAGCAGAGGTTTTCCAGCACCGATGTCTCCGGGGTGACCTGTCCCCAGTGCGGGTCAACGGAAGTATCGCGCCTTATCTCGCTGTTTTTCTCGCCGAAGGTGAGCAAAGATATGGGTGTGATCGGATGCGACAGATGCACGGGAGGCAATCCGCCTCCGTTTTGCGAACCGGGGCGTTGTCCTTCCTGTGAGACGTGAGATGCGCCACAACTCTCGCCAGCAATGGGTGCTTTTGTACTCCACCCCGAACGTGATGGAGGGTAACATCATTGTAGACCTGCTGCGCAGCGCAGGGGTGAAGGTGTTTGTACGCACGCTGGGACACGTTTACGTCACATGGGGAATGGAAATCCTGGTACCGCAGGACCAACTGGAACAGGCTCAGCAGGTGTTAGCGGAAGCAAAAGAAGCACGCGAACCGGAAGAAGGAGATAATGGACATTATGGGGAGTGAAAAGGCGTACTATGTGACTACCCCGATTTATTACGTGAACAGTTCGCCACACATCGGCAGCACATTGACCACACTGGCAGCGGACGTGCTGGCGCGCTACCAGAAGATGCGCGGGCGCAGGGTGTGGCTCCTCACCGGCACCGACGAGAACGCCATCAAGGTGCACCGCGCCGCGCAGGAGCGGGGCGTGCCCACGCAGCAGTTCGTGGACGAGCTCGCCGCCGAGTTCCAGCAGGCATGGAAGGTGATGCACATCGAATACGATGACTTCATCCGCACCACCGAGCCACGCCATGTGCGCGTGGTGCAGGAGTTTTTCCGCCGGATGCGCGAAAAGGGCGATATCTACAAGGGCATCTACGAAGGCTGGTACTGCGTGTCGGATGAAACCTTCTTCGCCCCGTCTGATGTGGGCGAGGACAAACTGTGCCCCAACGCCGAGTGCCGTCGCCCTCTGCAGTGGGTGCAGGAAGAGGATTACTTCTTCCGCCTTTCCGCCTACGGGGACCGCTTGCTGCAATATATCGTAGAGCATCCCGACTGGCTGGAGCCGGAGTTTCGCAAGAACGAGGTCATCGCCTTCATCAAGCAGGGGCTGCGCGACCAGAGCGTCACCCGCGCCAACCCGGGCTGGGGCATCCCCGTGCCCGGCGAGCCGGATAAGGTCATCTACGTGTGGTTCGACGCGCTGATTAACTACGTCTCCGCCACCGGCTGGCCCGAAGATATGGAACGCTACCGGCAGCTCTGGCCCGCCGTGCACCTGATGGGCAAGGAGATTTTCGTGCGCTTCCACGCCACCCTCTGGCCTGCCATGCTGATGTCGCTGGGTCTGCCTGTGCCGGAGCGGATCTTCGGGCATGGCTGGTGGACCATCGGCGGCGAGAAGGGGAGCAAGTCCAAAGGCAACCTGCCCCACCCGGTGCAGCTGGCGAAGGATATCGCCGCGTGGTCGGGAGCGGATTTCGAACTCGCGGTGGACGCCGAGCGATACCTGTTGATTCGCGAGATGCAGTTCGGGCTGGACAGCGAGTTCTCGGAGGAATCCTTCCGCAAACGCTATAACAGCGACCTTGCCAACGACCTGGGCAACCTGCTCAATCGCACGCTGAACATGGTCTGGCGCTACGCGCAGGGACGGGTGCCCAAACCGCTCGAACACCACGCGGAACTGGCGCAGCTGGCGGCGGACATCGAGAGGGACATTGAGGAAGAGGTTTACCGCTTCCGTCTCAACGGCGTGCTGGAGCAAATCTGGCGGATGGTGTCGCGCCTGAACAAGTATCTGGATGAGCAGGCACCGTGGAGCCTTTACCGCAACGGCGAGACCGAGCGTGCGCAGGGCGTGCTGTATGATGTGCTGGAGGGAGTACGGCTGTGCGCCCTGTGGCTGGCACCCACCATGCCAGTGGCGACGGCACGCATCTGGCAACAGCTGGGCATCGATACGCCGGCGGTGCAGGCGAGCTGGCAGGCGGAAAGCGTGTGGGGGCGGTTGCAACCGGGCACGAGCGTGCAGCAGCCACAGCCCCTGTTCCCGCGCATTACGGATGAAGCGGTGACAGTGAAGATGGAAAAGGAGACCGACATGGAGCAGAGCAACCTGATTACCATTCAGGATTTTCAGAAGCTGGAAATCAAAATCGCCGAGGTGAAGTCGGCGGAACCCGTTCCGAACACGTCCAAACTGCTGAAACTCACCGTCGATATCGGCGGAGAGGAGCGCACGCTGGTGGCTGGTATCGCCGAGACCTACAGCCCACAGGATGTCATCGGCAGGCAGATTGTGGTGCTGACCAACCTGCAACCCGCCACCATTCGCGGCGTGCCATCGCAGGGCATGTTGCTGGCGGCGGAAGTGGACGGTAAAGCCATCCTGCTGACGCCTGACAAGCCTGTACCTGTTGGAAGCAAGGTGCGTTAACATGCAGCAGACGCCGAACTCTTTCATCGGCAGGCGCGTGCAGGTCTGGTCGCGTTCTGGCAGCGCTGAGCACAAGGACGAGGGCATTCTCCGCGCCATTGCCAACAACTGGGTCGCCATCGAGAACGACAAGGGCGAGTGGTTACTTTTCCCCGCGGTGGCGGTGCGGCTG
The Bacillota bacterium DNA segment above includes these coding regions:
- the metG gene encoding methionine--tRNA ligase gives rise to the protein MGSEKAYYVTTPIYYVNSSPHIGSTLTTLAADVLARYQKMRGRRVWLLTGTDENAIKVHRAAQERGVPTQQFVDELAAEFQQAWKVMHIEYDDFIRTTEPRHVRVVQEFFRRMREKGDIYKGIYEGWYCVSDETFFAPSDVGEDKLCPNAECRRPLQWVQEEDYFFRLSAYGDRLLQYIVEHPDWLEPEFRKNEVIAFIKQGLRDQSVTRANPGWGIPVPGEPDKVIYVWFDALINYVSATGWPEDMERYRQLWPAVHLMGKEIFVRFHATLWPAMLMSLGLPVPERIFGHGWWTIGGEKGSKSKGNLPHPVQLAKDIAAWSGADFELAVDAERYLLIREMQFGLDSEFSEESFRKRYNSDLANDLGNLLNRTLNMVWRYAQGRVPKPLEHHAELAQLAADIERDIEEEVYRFRLNGVLEQIWRMVSRLNKYLDEQAPWSLYRNGETERAQGVLYDVLEGVRLCALWLAPTMPVATARIWQQLGIDTPAVQASWQAESVWGRLQPGTSVQQPQPLFPRITDEAVTVKMEKETDMEQSNLITIQDFQKLEIKIAEVKSAEPVPNTSKLLKLTVDIGGEERTLVAGIAETYSPQDVIGRQIVVLTNLQPATIRGVPSQGMLLAAEVDGKAILLTPDKPVPVGSKVR
- a CDS encoding zinc ribbon domain-containing protein, producing MPIYEFRCKGCGQKFEQRFSSTDVSGVTCPQCGSTEVSRLISLFFSPKVSKDMGVIGCDRCTGGNPPPFCEPGRCPSCET
- a CDS encoding stage 0 sporulation family protein; this encodes MPIAVGIAFKRVARSYWFDPAGYELKEWDKVIVETARGQEMGTVRIPPREVVDEDLQAPLKPILRPATPEDLEQYRQNLYMAKEAFGICRDKIAKHGLPMKLVHCEYAFDRTQLTFYFVAENRVDFRELVRDLAATFRTRIQLLQIGPRDQAKMMGGIGPCGLTLCCSTFLKEFTPISMKMAKDQSLFLNPVKFSGVCGKLMCCLQYEHDMYKDARSRLPRIGDTVQTPRGEGRVSDLNILKEEVMVEFPDGTIITYAASELQWEKQVTGCACAAGGAVEVVEEEPIVDEEVPDTDAYL
- a CDS encoding DUF2007 domain-containing protein, whose translation is MRHNSRQQWVLLYSTPNVMEGNIIVDLLRSAGVKVFVRTLGHVYVTWGMEILVPQDQLEQAQQVLAEAKEAREPEEGDNGHYGE